From a region of the Synechococcus sp. RS9916 genome:
- a CDS encoding NAD(P)/FAD-dependent oxidoreductase has protein sequence MSASHCDVVVIGSGIGGLCCGALTARAGHEVLVLEAHQQPGGAAHGFRRGGYHFESGPSLWSGLGRWPTNNPLAQILRALDQPLDLISYRDWDVLFPEGDLRIGVGSTGFEAVVQQLRGDAVLLEWQRFCEVLKPVAAAADALPLLALPPGADAMGALLKRSGRLLPHLQALRHLGGAFGPLVDRHLRDPFLRHWVDLLSFLISGMPMGDTNAAAMATLFGQWFEPDACLDYPRGGSASVVAALVAGLQGHGGSLRCGARVHQLLLDGDRVCGVELDNGERITATHVVSNVDAWGLAQLLPEGAAQRWRRKLASTPTCGSFLHLHLGFDASGLDPLPLHQVWVGDWDRPIDAEQNTAVISIPSVLDPEMAPAGHHVLHAYTPASEPWQLWASLDQGSEDYARLKQDRCQIFWSLLEARIPDLRERCQVVMEGTPLTHRHFLNVHQGSYGPALSAAKGLFPGVTTPLKGLWCCGASTFPGIGIPPVAASGAMAAHGIAGPRAQQELLDTLGL, from the coding sequence ATGAGCGCAAGCCATTGCGACGTGGTTGTGATCGGCAGTGGCATCGGAGGACTCTGCTGCGGGGCGTTGACGGCCCGCGCTGGCCATGAGGTGCTGGTGCTGGAAGCCCATCAGCAACCGGGCGGTGCGGCCCACGGGTTTCGCCGTGGTGGCTATCACTTCGAGTCGGGTCCTTCGCTTTGGAGTGGCCTTGGTCGCTGGCCCACCAACAATCCTCTCGCTCAGATCCTGAGGGCTCTGGATCAGCCTCTGGATCTGATCTCCTATCGCGATTGGGATGTGCTGTTCCCTGAAGGGGATTTGCGCATCGGTGTTGGATCAACAGGCTTCGAAGCCGTCGTCCAGCAGTTGCGGGGCGATGCAGTGCTGTTGGAGTGGCAGCGCTTCTGTGAGGTGCTCAAACCGGTGGCCGCTGCGGCGGATGCGTTGCCCCTGCTTGCCTTGCCGCCAGGGGCTGATGCCATGGGTGCTTTGTTGAAGCGCAGTGGCCGTTTGTTGCCCCATCTCCAGGCTCTGCGTCATCTCGGCGGAGCCTTCGGCCCCTTGGTGGATCGCCATCTGCGCGATCCTTTTTTGCGTCATTGGGTGGATCTGCTCTCGTTCCTGATCAGCGGCATGCCCATGGGTGACACCAATGCTGCAGCGATGGCCACGCTGTTCGGTCAGTGGTTTGAGCCTGACGCCTGTCTGGATTACCCAAGGGGCGGTAGTGCTTCGGTGGTGGCAGCCCTGGTGGCGGGGCTGCAGGGTCATGGCGGCAGCCTTCGCTGCGGAGCCCGGGTGCATCAGCTGCTGTTGGATGGCGACCGGGTATGTGGCGTCGAGCTCGACAATGGCGAGCGGATCACCGCAACGCATGTGGTGAGCAATGTCGATGCATGGGGCTTGGCCCAACTGTTGCCTGAAGGTGCTGCGCAACGTTGGCGGCGGAAGCTGGCGTCGACGCCGACCTGCGGCTCTTTCCTCCACTTGCACCTTGGCTTTGATGCCAGCGGACTCGACCCTTTGCCCCTGCATCAGGTTTGGGTCGGTGACTGGGATCGTCCGATCGATGCGGAACAGAACACTGCGGTGATTTCAATCCCTTCGGTGCTTGACCCGGAGATGGCACCAGCCGGCCATCACGTTCTGCATGCCTACACCCCAGCGAGCGAACCTTGGCAGCTGTGGGCTTCTCTCGATCAAGGTTCAGAGGACTACGCCCGTCTCAAGCAGGATCGCTGTCAGATTTTCTGGTCGTTGCTGGAGGCCCGAATCCCTGACCTACGGGAACGTTGCCAGGTGGTGATGGAGGGCACACCGCTGACGCATCGCCATTTTCTCAATGTGCATCAGGGCAGTTATGGCCCTGCCCTGTCGGCGGCCAAGGGTTTGTTCCCCGGCGTCACGACGCCGCTGAAGGGGCTCTGGTGTTGCGGTGCCAGCACGTTTCCAGGGATTGGAATCCCACCGGTTGCGGCCAGTGGAGCGATGGCGGCCCATGGGATTGCCGGGCCCCGTGCCCAGCAGGAGCTGCTGGACACCCTGGGGCTTTAA
- a CDS encoding class I SAM-dependent methyltransferase has translation MAVEVLTPAQRYKLDGEDDAVFYRDPRFVHHLDEAFRARLTALYREQIPPCATVLDLMSSWVSHLPDDIRYERVIGHGLNAQELAANPRLDSHWMQNLNLDQSLPWPDDFFDATLIVAGWQYLQYPEAIAAELLRITRPAGQVIVSFSNRMFFTKAPQIWTDSDDREHLDYVADVLTAQGWEHPTQVAETTRATGVMGLLGGQGDPFFSVIASKARP, from the coding sequence GTGGCCGTGGAGGTTCTCACCCCAGCGCAGCGCTACAAGCTGGACGGTGAAGACGATGCCGTCTTCTATCGCGATCCCCGCTTCGTCCATCACCTGGACGAAGCGTTCCGAGCGCGCCTGACTGCGCTGTATCGGGAACAGATTCCACCCTGCGCCACCGTGCTCGATTTGATGTCGTCATGGGTGTCCCACCTGCCCGACGACATTCGCTACGAGCGGGTGATCGGCCATGGTTTGAACGCCCAGGAGCTGGCTGCTAATCCGCGGCTCGACAGTCATTGGATGCAGAACCTCAATCTCGACCAGAGCCTGCCCTGGCCTGATGACTTTTTTGACGCCACCCTGATCGTGGCTGGTTGGCAATACCTGCAGTACCCCGAAGCCATCGCAGCAGAACTGCTGCGCATCACCCGGCCCGCCGGACAGGTGATTGTGTCGTTCTCCAATCGGATGTTCTTCACCAAGGCGCCCCAGATCTGGACGGACTCCGATGACCGCGAGCATCTCGACTATGTCGCTGATGTGCTTACCGCGCAGGGATGGGAACACCCCACACAGGTCGCTGAAACCACCCGAGCGACTGGAGTGATGGGCCTGCTCGGCGGCCAGGGGGATCCCTTCTTTTCCGTGATCGCCAGCAAAGCCCGGCCTTAA
- a CDS encoding TIGR02450 family Trp-rich protein, which translates to MGWRLAQAWTSQSPVAGYRHFRLVLQGGKGRERWVELEAVLDAHTRQRVAWRELCDPTLWSSGWQQIPVEEPDDDQLEGSAMNNEAEPEPPG; encoded by the coding sequence ATGGGTTGGAGACTTGCACAAGCCTGGACCAGCCAGAGCCCTGTGGCGGGCTACCGCCATTTCAGGCTGGTGCTCCAAGGGGGCAAGGGCCGCGAACGCTGGGTGGAGCTCGAAGCCGTGCTCGACGCGCACACCCGCCAACGGGTGGCCTGGCGCGAGCTCTGCGACCCCACGCTCTGGAGCAGTGGTTGGCAGCAGATTCCTGTTGAAGAGCCAGATGACGATCAGCTGGAAGGGTCTGCCATGAACAACGAAGCCGAGCCAGAGCCACCAGGCTGA
- a CDS encoding SDR family oxidoreductase, with the protein MASTVAISGASGKTGYRIAEEVQRRGDHARLLLRATSQPPDSLQGVDQRRLSLMDATALDAALEGVDALVIATGARPSVDLTGPMRVDAWGVQRQVESCLRVGVRRVVLVSSLCAGRWQHPLNLFGLILVWKRIGERALESSGLDWTIVRPGGLSEREEDLDGEGVLYTPADQQESNSIPRRLVARCCVDALQTPESIGRILEVTSSMDQPVVGLQEALASW; encoded by the coding sequence ATGGCTTCCACCGTTGCGATCAGCGGCGCTTCCGGCAAGACCGGTTACCGCATTGCCGAAGAGGTGCAACGCCGTGGAGATCATGCACGTTTGTTGCTGCGTGCCACATCGCAGCCACCTGACTCGCTTCAGGGCGTTGATCAACGGCGTTTATCACTAATGGATGCCACTGCTCTCGATGCTGCTCTGGAAGGCGTGGATGCCCTTGTCATTGCCACGGGTGCGCGCCCATCAGTTGACCTCACAGGCCCGATGCGGGTGGATGCCTGGGGTGTGCAACGCCAGGTGGAGAGCTGTTTGCGGGTGGGCGTCCGCCGGGTGGTGCTGGTCAGTTCTCTTTGTGCAGGGCGTTGGCAGCACCCCCTGAATCTGTTCGGGCTGATTCTGGTGTGGAAGCGAATCGGTGAACGGGCCCTGGAATCCAGCGGTCTTGATTGGACCATCGTGCGTCCTGGTGGTCTTTCCGAACGGGAGGAGGATCTGGATGGTGAGGGGGTGCTCTATACCCCCGCCGATCAACAGGAAAGCAACTCCATCCCGAGGCGCTTGGTGGCTCGTTGTTGCGTTGATGCCCTCCAAACACCAGAGAGTATTGGTCGGATTCTTGAGGTGACCAGCTCGATGGATCAGCCCGTCGTCGGCCTCCAGGAGGCGCTCGCCTCCTGGTGA
- a CDS encoding DUF1499 domain-containing protein, whose product MPHLLALTLPWLLALFHFAGPVPADLGLNDGHLRPCPSPAHCAVRDWAVNDISEAMAALEQQLSNTPGTSIVLSEPAKGYLHATATSRLFGFVDDVELHSNAKLGVISARSESRLGDSDLGVNGRRLDQLAAALHLAEQP is encoded by the coding sequence ATGCCCCATCTCCTCGCGCTCACCCTGCCCTGGCTTCTGGCTCTGTTCCACTTTGCGGGACCCGTTCCCGCCGATCTGGGGCTCAACGATGGGCATCTCAGGCCCTGCCCCAGCCCAGCGCACTGTGCCGTGCGCGATTGGGCGGTCAACGACATCAGTGAGGCGATGGCCGCTCTCGAGCAGCAGCTGAGCAACACGCCTGGCACCAGCATTGTGTTGAGCGAGCCTGCCAAGGGCTATCTCCACGCCACCGCCACCAGCCGCCTGTTCGGTTTTGTTGATGACGTTGAACTCCACAGCAATGCCAAGCTCGGAGTGATCTCAGCGCGATCGGAATCGCGCCTGGGAGATTCCGATCTCGGCGTGAATGGCCGCCGGCTCGACCAATTGGCTGCTGCGTTGCATCTGGCAGAACAGCCATAA
- a CDS encoding peroxiredoxin-like family protein, translating into MRAPEALLQRIDSIPGMETGSRRLVVLMPQLGDFDSLEYAQALAGVLPELDQAGMRLLAIGIGDPGSADRFCAFTGFPRSCLQVEPDNRLHAELGLYEGLQAPGGPWPNLLLMCAGIGSPGTLAEVFRGYMGDRSAPQRLTTPLFRLAGGDGFQRPFELASVRLQNMVEVLGRWRTYVPCDDFITQRGGTFVLEADDSLLYVHRDQGILGFSATMAKPLDFLTPFVALT; encoded by the coding sequence ATGAGAGCACCTGAAGCGCTGTTGCAACGGATTGATTCCATCCCTGGTATGGAAACGGGATCGAGGCGGCTTGTTGTGTTGATGCCTCAACTCGGTGACTTCGACTCCTTGGAATACGCCCAGGCGCTTGCGGGTGTTCTACCCGAGTTGGACCAGGCCGGGATGCGGCTTCTGGCGATTGGGATTGGTGACCCCGGCAGTGCAGATCGCTTTTGCGCCTTCACCGGTTTCCCTCGTTCCTGTCTTCAGGTGGAGCCTGATAACCGTCTGCATGCTGAGCTCGGCTTGTATGAGGGGCTTCAGGCGCCTGGTGGTCCCTGGCCGAATCTGTTGCTGATGTGTGCTGGGATCGGATCTCCCGGAACGTTGGCCGAAGTGTTCCGTGGTTACATGGGTGATCGCTCAGCGCCGCAGAGGTTGACGACCCCCCTGTTCCGTTTGGCAGGTGGTGACGGGTTCCAGCGTCCTTTTGAGCTCGCCAGCGTGCGCTTGCAAAACATGGTGGAGGTGCTGGGTCGTTGGCGCACCTACGTGCCCTGTGATGACTTCATCACTCAGCGGGGGGGGACATTTGTTTTGGAAGCCGATGATTCTCTGCTGTATGTGCATCGGGATCAGGGCATTCTTGGCTTCTCCGCCACGATGGCCAAGCCCCTTGATTTCCTGACGCCGTTTGTTGCGTTGACCTGA
- a CDS encoding bestrophin family ion channel: MRFDLLLLAALSLLVGSDQLPLSWFHSGGVLRILGITVSIFIGFRNTQAISRWWEARKLWGSIVNVSRNWHDNLSALLTRQQLKSRRGQHLLMVQVATVWQLNFELRNFWHRELMQLQGEVFAELKLANDTTLRDLGQVRARAIHSLYQDGWIDGWGRQQLMGVADSCIDAIGGLERIRNTPLPASYDVFVRLINWVFGCYLLVEIHSSDRTWASLVIAAAIFVCFLSAERIGAYVEGPFDADGSSFSLPLNAICLTISRNLLGQRFEHLLHHHSTDPVRWT; encoded by the coding sequence ATGCGATTTGATCTTTTGCTGCTTGCAGCCTTGAGCCTGCTGGTGGGCAGTGATCAACTCCCACTGAGCTGGTTTCACAGTGGTGGAGTTTTGCGCATTCTTGGAATCACGGTTTCGATCTTCATCGGTTTCCGCAACACCCAAGCCATCAGCCGCTGGTGGGAAGCGCGCAAACTCTGGGGATCCATCGTCAATGTCAGCCGGAACTGGCACGACAACCTCAGCGCACTGTTGACTCGGCAACAACTCAAATCAAGGCGAGGACAACATTTGCTGATGGTGCAGGTGGCCACGGTGTGGCAACTCAACTTTGAGCTGCGCAATTTCTGGCACCGTGAGCTGATGCAACTACAGGGCGAGGTGTTCGCCGAGCTCAAACTGGCCAACGACACGACACTGCGCGATTTAGGCCAAGTCCGCGCCAGGGCGATTCACAGCCTCTATCAGGACGGCTGGATCGATGGATGGGGACGCCAACAACTGATGGGCGTTGCTGACTCCTGCATCGACGCCATCGGAGGGCTCGAGCGGATTCGTAACACGCCTCTTCCAGCGTCGTACGACGTCTTCGTACGTCTGATCAATTGGGTGTTTGGCTGCTACCTGCTGGTGGAGATTCACTCGAGTGATCGGACTTGGGCCTCTTTGGTGATCGCCGCAGCCATCTTTGTTTGCTTCCTGAGCGCCGAACGCATCGGGGCCTATGTGGAAGGCCCTTTTGATGCTGATGGAAGCAGTTTTTCACTCCCTCTGAATGCCATCTGCCTCACCATCAGCCGCAATCTTCTCGGCCAACGGTTCGAACATCTGCTGCATCACCATTCCACTGATCCAGTGCGTTGGACCTAA